GAGGGAATGAGCGGTCGCTCGTGACTCGGCTAGCGTGGAGGGATGCCGAGTCCTGATCCGTTCGACGCCCAGCTCTCCGAGGCCACCGAGCGCATCCGGAGCGCGGTGCGCGCGGTCTCGGCATCGAACCCCGTCGTCGTCATCGACGGACGCAGCGGAGCGGGCAAGAGCAGCCTGGCCGCACGACTGGCACGCGCGTGGCCGCTGCGCACGCCCGTGCAGCTTCTCGGGCTCGACTCGGTCTATCCCGGCTGGGACGGGCTCGAACAGGGCGGGGAGATCGTCCGCGAACGCGTCCTGGTGCCGCACGGTCGCGGGCTCATCGGCACCTGGCGGCGCTGGGACTGGGAGCACGAAGAAGAGGCCGAGGCGCATGCCGTCGACCCGGCCCTCGGACTCATCGTCGAGGGATGCGGCGCCCTCACCACGGCATCCGCCCGCCTCGCCGATGTGACGGTGTGGGTCGATGGGCCCGCCGAGACGCGGCGCAGGCGCGCGATCGCGCGGGACGGCGAGACCTTCCGGGCGCACTGGGACATGTGGTCGGCGCAGGAGGAGGCGCACATCGCCCGCCACGATCCCGCGGCACTGGCCGGGATCTCGGTCGTCGTACCGTAGCTTCGGCTCAGCCGGTGTTTCGGTCGGCGAGGCCGATGAGGTGATCCAGCCGGTACCCCAGCCAGTCGTACGTGCTGAACCGCGGGTCGTCCGCGGCGTGGGTGTCGTGCACCCCGATCCCCAGGCGCGATGCGAGCACGAGTCTGATGGCGGCCAGCGTGCGCAGCCAGGCGTCGAGGTGCGCCGGATCGATCGAAATGGGGCGCGTGGCCAGGGGATCCGCCTCACTCGATTCGGCGTCACCCGATTCCGCATCGACCGATTCCGCGTCGTGCTCGATCGTGTCGTGCTCGAAGATCTCGAGCGTGGTGCGCACCTCCAGGGCATCCGCCAGGCGCTGGTCGAACAGATCGTCGCGCGTCGCCCGCCGGTAATCCCTGGCGGCCTCGGCATCGTCGGGGTAAGGATCGGGGGCGAGCCGGTTCAGGGCTGCGTCGCCGGCGTCGCGGGGTCCATCCAGCAGGGCGATGAACTCGTCGACCAGCCCGAGCAGGTGGTGGCCCTCCACGATCGCGAGGGCGAGCAGCAGGGGAGAGGCGGTCACTGCGGCGCCCGCCTGACCGTGGCCCACAGACCGAACCCGTGCATCGCCTGCG
This is a stretch of genomic DNA from Microbacterium sp. YJN-G. It encodes these proteins:
- a CDS encoding DUF2017 family protein, with translation MTASPLLLALAIVEGHHLLGLVDEFIALLDGPRDAGDAALNRLAPDPYPDDAEAARDYRRATRDDLFDQRLADALEVRTTLEIFEHDTIEHDAESVDAESGDAESSEADPLATRPISIDPAHLDAWLRTLAAIRLVLASRLGIGVHDTHAADDPRFSTYDWLGYRLDHLIGLADRNTG